A single genomic interval of Calonectris borealis unplaced genomic scaffold, bCalBor7.hap1.2 HAP1_SCAFFOLD_49, whole genome shotgun sequence harbors:
- the LOC142076394 gene encoding olfactory receptor 14J1-like, translated as MSNTSSITHFLLLAFADTRQLQLLHFWLFLGIYLAALLGNGLIITAIACDHRLHTPMYFFLLNLSILDLGCISTTVPKSMTNSLWDTRAISYLGCAAQLFLVAFLAMAEYYLLTVMAYDRYVAICQPLHYGTLMDNRACVHMAAAAWGGGFLTALLHTANTFSLPLCKGNAVDQFFCEIPQILKLSCSHFYLREFGLLVFSASFAFVCFVFIVMSYVQIFRAMLSIPRKQGRHKAFSTCLPHLAVVSLFVSTAVFANLKPPSISSPSLDLVVAVLYSVVPPEVNPLIYSMRNQELKGSLRKLFEHTLFQQQ; from the coding sequence atgtccaacaccagctccatcacccacttcctcctcctggccttcgcagacacgcggcagctgcagctcttgcacttctggctcttcctgggcatctacctggctgccctgctgggcaacggcctcatcatcaccgccatagcctgcgaccaccgcctccacacccccatgtacttcttcctcctcaacctttctatcctcgacctgggctgcatctccaccactgttcccaaatccatgaccaattccctgtgggacaccagggccatctcctacttgggatgtgctgcacagctctttctcgTTGCCTTCTTGGCAATGGCAGAGTATTATCTTCTCaccgtcatggcctatgaccgctatgttgccatctgccaacccctgcactacggcaCCCTGATGGACaacagagcttgtgtccacatggcagcagctgcctggggaggtgggtttctcactgctctgctgcacactgccaatacattttcactgcccctctgcaagggcaatgctgtggaccagttcttctgtgaaatcccccagatcctcaagctctcctgctcacacttcTACCTCAGGGAATTTGGGCTTCTTGTGTTCAGTGcctcttttgcttttgtgtgttttgttttcatcgtgatgtcctatgtgcagatcttcagggccatGCTGAGTATCCCCCGCAaacagggacggcacaaagccttttccacgtgcctccctcacctggccgtggtctccctgtttgtcagcactgctgtgtttgccaacctgaagcccccctccatctcctccccatccctggacctAGTGGTGgctgtgctgtactcagtggtgcctccagaagtgaaccccctcatctacagcatgaggaaccaggagctcaagggtTCCCTGAGGAAACTATTTGAACACACACTATTCCAGCAACAATAA